A single window of Streptomyces aquilus DNA harbors:
- the mltG gene encoding endolytic transglycosylase MltG, with protein sequence MTEYGRGQEGSEPWHPQDPYYGDGGWEGQQGHVGQQAAYGGQPQHYPQAPQQSEYGDWGTGQQADYGQAQQQYQQQYDQQQYGQEHQQQYDPNQQYGQQQYAPQQPQQPQQQYDNSGSWGTGTHTHVPYSDPSDPYGQQAAAYGAGEQPDYYGTPDAYPPPEPPGRRRTEPEPQRADWDPGPDQGEHAFFAGGGDDDADDDLDDQGGRGDRKGRGGKKPKKRRSGCACLVVVLVFGGGIGGVGYFGYQFYKDRFASSPDYSGDGTEPTVSIVVEKGAGGADIGRLLKAKGVVKSVDAFVSAFTRNEGEKKVQAGAYLLKTQMSAESAVKMMLDPKSQAAVMVTPGQRNVAVYKNIDEKLGLKSGATLKVAKADYKSLGLPDWAKKNSEMKDPLEGFLYPGTYPAAKGMKPEAVLKDMVGEAAKKYDALDLEAKAKALKVDSPLDLVTIASLVEAEGKTPDDYRKIAEVVYNRLDYGNPQTYGFLQFDSTFNYAKNESNIDISESEINKDQDPYNTYTHKGLPPGPIGNPGAEALKSTLNPTDDGWYYFVATDGVSKTEFARTHEEFQKLKDKFDASRGN encoded by the coding sequence ATGACTGAGTATGGCCGGGGCCAGGAAGGCTCCGAACCGTGGCATCCGCAGGACCCGTACTACGGGGACGGCGGATGGGAAGGGCAGCAGGGCCACGTCGGCCAACAAGCTGCCTACGGCGGCCAGCCGCAGCACTATCCGCAGGCGCCGCAGCAGTCCGAGTACGGCGACTGGGGCACCGGCCAGCAGGCCGACTACGGTCAGGCGCAGCAGCAGTACCAGCAGCAGTACGACCAGCAGCAGTACGGCCAGGAACACCAGCAGCAGTACGACCCGAACCAGCAGTACGGCCAGCAGCAGTACGCGCCCCAGCAGCCTCAGCAGCCCCAGCAGCAGTACGACAACAGCGGCTCCTGGGGCACCGGGACGCACACGCACGTCCCGTACTCGGACCCCTCGGACCCGTACGGCCAGCAGGCCGCCGCGTACGGCGCCGGTGAGCAGCCCGACTACTACGGCACCCCCGACGCGTACCCGCCACCGGAGCCGCCGGGCCGTCGCCGCACCGAGCCGGAACCGCAGCGGGCGGACTGGGACCCGGGCCCCGACCAGGGCGAACACGCCTTCTTCGCGGGTGGCGGGGACGACGACGCCGACGACGACCTCGACGACCAGGGCGGACGCGGTGATCGCAAGGGCCGCGGCGGCAAGAAGCCGAAGAAGCGGCGCAGCGGCTGTGCCTGCCTGGTGGTCGTGCTGGTCTTCGGCGGCGGTATCGGTGGCGTCGGCTATTTCGGCTACCAGTTCTACAAGGATCGTTTCGCCTCGTCGCCGGACTACTCGGGCGACGGCACCGAACCGACGGTGTCGATCGTGGTCGAGAAGGGGGCGGGCGGCGCCGACATCGGGCGGCTGCTGAAGGCCAAGGGTGTCGTCAAGAGTGTCGACGCGTTCGTTTCGGCGTTCACGCGTAACGAGGGAGAGAAGAAAGTCCAGGCCGGCGCCTATCTGCTGAAGACGCAGATGTCCGCCGAGAGCGCCGTGAAGATGATGCTCGACCCGAAGAGCCAGGCCGCCGTGATGGTGACGCCGGGTCAGCGCAATGTCGCCGTTTACAAGAACATCGACGAAAAACTCGGCCTGAAATCCGGCGCCACGCTCAAGGTCGCCAAGGCGGATTACAAGAGCCTCGGACTTCCGGACTGGGCGAAGAAGAACAGCGAGATGAAGGATCCGCTGGAGGGCTTCCTGTACCCGGGCACCTATCCCGCCGCCAAGGGCATGAAACCCGAGGCCGTCCTGAAGGACATGGTGGGCGAGGCCGCGAAGAAGTACGACGCGCTCGACCTGGAGGCCAAGGCCAAGGCGCTCAAGGTGGACAGCCCCCTGGACCTCGTCACCATCGCGAGCCTCGTCGAGGCCGAGGGCAAGACCCCCGACGACTACCGCAAGATCGCCGAGGTGGTCTACAACCGCCTCGACTACGGAAACCCGCAGACCTACGGATTCCTGCAGTTCGACTCGACGTTCAACTACGCGAAGAACGAGAGCAACATCGACATCAGCGAGTCGGAGATCAACAAGGACCAGGACCCGTACAACACGTACACCCACAAGGGTCTGCCGCCCGGCCCGATCGGGAACCCGGGTGCCGAGGCGCTCAAGTCGACGCTGAATCCCACCGACGACGGCTGGTACTACTTCGTGGCGACCGACGGTGTGAGCAAGACCGAATTCGCCAGGACGCACGAAGAATTCCAGAAACTCAAGGACAAGTTCGATGCCAGCAGGGGCAACTGA
- the ruvX gene encoding Holliday junction resolvase RuvX, with translation MRRGRRLAIDVGDARIGVASCDPDGILATPVETVPGRDVPAAHRRLRQLVEEYEPIEVVVGLPRSLKGGEGPAAVKVRAFAQELAKGIAPIPVRLVDERMTTVTASQGLRASGVKSRKGRSVIDQAAAVIILQQALESERVSGKAPGESVEVVI, from the coding sequence ATGCGCAGAGGCCGTCGACTCGCGATCGACGTCGGGGACGCCCGGATCGGGGTCGCCTCGTGCGACCCCGACGGGATCCTCGCCACTCCGGTGGAGACGGTCCCGGGCCGGGACGTCCCGGCCGCCCACCGCCGGCTGAGGCAGCTGGTGGAGGAGTACGAACCGATCGAGGTCGTCGTCGGACTCCCTCGCTCCCTCAAGGGGGGCGAGGGCCCGGCCGCGGTCAAGGTCAGGGCCTTCGCCCAGGAGCTGGCCAAGGGCATCGCGCCGATCCCGGTCCGCCTGGTGGACGAGCGGATGACCACGGTCACGGCGAGCCAGGGACTGCGCGCCTCGGGCGTGAAATCCAGGAAAGGCCGCTCCGTCATCGATCAAGCAGCCGCTGTGATCATCCTTCAGCAGGCGCTCGAATCCGAACGGGTGTCAGGTAAAGCACCCGGCGAGAGCGTCGAAGTGGTCATCTGA
- the alaS gene encoding alanine--tRNA ligase gives MESAEIRRRWLSFYEERGHTVVPSASLIADDPTLLLVPAGMVPFKPYFLGEVKPPWPRATSVQKCVRTPDIEEVGKTTRHGTFFQMCGNFSFGDYFKEGAIKYAWELLTTPQDKGGYGLEPEKLWITVYLEDDEAERIWHEVVGVPKERIQRLGMKDNYWSMGVPGPCGPCSEINYDRGPEFGVEGGPAVNDERYVEIWNLVFMQYERGEGIGKDNFEILGELPSKNIDTGLGLERLAMILQGVQNMYEIDTSMAVIKKATELTGVAYGDAHESDVSLRVVTDHMRTSVMLIGDGVTPGNEGRGYVLRRIMRRAIRNMRLLGATGPVVLDLIDTVIGMMGQQYPELVTDRERIEKVAVAEENAFLKTLKAGTNILDTAVTETKASGGTVLAGDKAFLLHDTWGFPIDLTLEMAAEQGLSVDEDGFRRLMKEQRERAKADAQAKKTGHAGAGAYREIADKTGETEFIGYSDTEGESTIVGILVDGASSPAATEGDEVEIVLDRTPFYAEGGGQIGDTGKIKVDSGAVIEIRDCQKPVPGVYVHKGVVQFGEVTVGAKAHASIDARRRTAIARAHSATHLTHQALRDALGPTAAQAGSENQPGRFRFDFGSPSAVPTAVMTDVEQKINEVLARDLDVHAEILSLDEAKKQGAIAEFGEKYGERVRVVTIGDFSKELCGGTHVHNTSQLGLVKLLGESSIGSGVRRIEALVGVDAYNFLAREHTVVAQLQELIKGRPEELPEKVSAMLGKLKDAEKEIEKFRAEKVLQAAAGLAESAKDIRGIAVVTGQVPDGTTADDLRKLVLDVRGRIQGGRAAVVALFTVAGGKPLTVIATNEAARERGLKAGDLVRTAAKTLGGGGGGKPDVAQGGGQNPAAIGEAVEAVERLVTDTAK, from the coding sequence ATGGAGTCGGCCGAGATTCGCCGCCGCTGGCTGAGCTTCTACGAGGAGCGCGGTCACACCGTCGTCCCTTCGGCGTCGCTCATCGCGGACGACCCGACTCTGCTCCTGGTCCCCGCCGGCATGGTGCCCTTCAAGCCGTACTTCCTCGGTGAGGTCAAGCCGCCGTGGCCGCGCGCGACCAGCGTGCAGAAGTGCGTGCGCACGCCCGACATCGAAGAGGTCGGCAAGACCACCCGGCACGGCACCTTCTTCCAGATGTGCGGCAACTTCTCCTTCGGCGACTACTTCAAGGAAGGCGCCATCAAGTACGCCTGGGAGCTGCTCACCACGCCCCAGGACAAGGGTGGTTACGGCCTGGAGCCCGAGAAGCTCTGGATCACCGTCTACCTGGAGGACGACGAGGCCGAGCGCATCTGGCACGAGGTCGTCGGGGTGCCCAAGGAGCGCATCCAGCGCCTCGGCATGAAGGACAACTACTGGTCCATGGGCGTCCCCGGACCCTGTGGCCCCTGTTCCGAGATCAACTACGACCGCGGCCCCGAGTTCGGCGTCGAGGGCGGCCCCGCCGTCAACGACGAGCGGTACGTGGAGATCTGGAACCTTGTCTTCATGCAGTACGAGCGCGGCGAGGGTATCGGCAAGGACAACTTCGAGATCCTCGGCGAGCTGCCGAGCAAGAACATCGACACCGGTCTCGGACTCGAGCGTCTCGCCATGATTCTGCAGGGCGTGCAGAACATGTACGAGATCGACACCTCCATGGCCGTCATCAAGAAGGCCACCGAGCTGACCGGCGTGGCCTACGGCGACGCCCACGAGTCGGACGTCTCCCTGCGCGTGGTCACCGACCACATGCGGACGTCCGTGATGCTCATCGGTGACGGCGTGACCCCCGGCAACGAGGGCCGCGGGTACGTCCTGCGCCGCATCATGCGCCGCGCCATCCGCAACATGCGGCTGCTCGGCGCCACCGGCCCGGTCGTCCTGGACCTCATCGACACCGTGATCGGCATGATGGGCCAGCAGTATCCCGAGCTGGTCACCGACCGCGAGCGCATCGAGAAGGTCGCCGTCGCCGAGGAGAACGCCTTCCTCAAGACGCTCAAGGCCGGCACCAACATCCTCGACACCGCCGTCACCGAGACCAAGGCCTCCGGTGGCACGGTCCTCGCCGGCGACAAGGCGTTCCTGCTCCACGACACCTGGGGCTTCCCGATCGACCTCACCCTGGAGATGGCCGCCGAGCAGGGCCTGTCCGTGGACGAGGACGGCTTCCGGCGCCTGATGAAGGAGCAGCGGGAGCGCGCCAAGGCCGACGCCCAGGCCAAGAAGACCGGCCACGCCGGTGCCGGTGCCTACCGCGAGATCGCGGACAAGACCGGCGAGACCGAGTTCATCGGCTACTCGGACACCGAGGGCGAGTCCACGATCGTCGGCATCCTCGTCGACGGCGCCTCCTCGCCGGCCGCGACCGAGGGCGACGAGGTCGAGATCGTCCTCGACCGCACCCCGTTCTACGCCGAGGGCGGCGGCCAGATCGGTGACACCGGCAAGATCAAGGTCGACTCCGGTGCCGTCATCGAGATCCGCGACTGCCAGAAGCCGGTGCCGGGTGTGTACGTCCACAAGGGCGTCGTGCAGTTCGGCGAGGTCACCGTGGGCGCCAAGGCGCACGCGTCGATCGACGCCCGCCGCCGTACCGCCATCGCCCGCGCCCACTCGGCCACCCACCTGACCCACCAGGCCCTGCGCGACGCGCTCGGCCCGACGGCCGCGCAGGCCGGTTCGGAGAACCAGCCCGGCCGCTTCCGCTTCGACTTCGGCTCGCCGTCCGCCGTTCCGACGGCCGTGATGACCGACGTCGAGCAGAAGATCAACGAGGTGCTCGCGCGCGACCTCGACGTGCACGCCGAGATCCTGAGCCTCGACGAGGCCAAGAAGCAGGGTGCCATCGCCGAGTTCGGCGAGAAGTACGGCGAGCGGGTCCGGGTCGTCACCATCGGCGACTTCTCCAAGGAGCTGTGCGGCGGTACGCACGTCCACAACACCTCGCAGCTCGGCCTGGTCAAGCTGCTGGGCGAGTCGTCGATCGGTTCGGGTGTCCGTCGTATCGAGGCCCTCGTCGGTGTCGACGCGTACAACTTCCTGGCCCGTGAGCACACGGTCGTCGCCCAGCTCCAGGAGCTGATCAAGGGCCGTCCGGAGGAGCTGCCGGAGAAGGTCTCCGCGATGCTCGGCAAGCTGAAGGATGCCGAGAAGGAGATCGAGAAGTTCCGCGCGGAGAAGGTCCTCCAGGCCGCGGCCGGTCTCGCCGAGTCGGCGAAGGACATCCGTGGCATCGCGGTCGTCACCGGTCAGGTCCCGGACGGCACGACCGCCGACGACCTGCGCAAGCTGGTCCTCGACGTGCGCGGCCGTATCCAGGGCGGCCGGGCCGCCGTGGTCGCGCTGTTCACGGTGGCGGGCGGCAAGCCGCTGACGGTCATCGCCACCAACGAGGCCGCCCGTGAGCGCGGTCTCAAGGCCGGTGACCTGGTGCGTACGGCTGCCAAGACCCTCGGCGGCGGCGGTGGCGGCAAGCCGGACGTCGCGCAGGGCGGCGGCCAGAACCCGGCCGCGATCGGCGAGGCCGTCGAGGCTGTCGAGCGACTGGTCACGGACACCGCGAAGTGA
- a CDS encoding DUF948 domain-containing protein: MSGGEVAGILVAVFWAILVSFLAVALARLAQTLRATTKLVADVTDQAVPLLADASSAVRSAQTQIDRVDAIASDVQEVTSNASALSTTVASTFGGPLVKVAAFGYGVRRALAGRKDDVPAKAPRRTVIVGRTVPAARRKNRGK, translated from the coding sequence GTGTCCGGTGGAGAGGTGGCCGGCATCCTGGTGGCCGTCTTCTGGGCGATCCTGGTCTCCTTCCTCGCCGTCGCGCTGGCGAGGCTGGCCCAGACGCTCAGGGCGACCACCAAGCTGGTGGCGGACGTGACCGACCAGGCCGTCCCGCTCCTCGCGGACGCCTCCTCGGCGGTGCGCTCCGCGCAGACCCAGATCGACCGGGTCGACGCGATCGCCTCCGACGTCCAGGAGGTCACCTCCAACGCCTCCGCGCTCTCCACGACGGTCGCCTCCACCTTCGGCGGCCCGCTGGTCAAGGTCGCGGCCTTCGGCTACGGCGTGCGCCGGGCCCTCGCGGGCCGCAAGGACGACGTGCCCGCCAAGGCGCCCCGGCGTACCGTGATCGTGGGGCGCACCGTGCCGGCCGCGCGGCGGAAGAACCGGGGAAAGTAG
- a CDS encoding ATP-binding protein, whose translation MRDDRLSDGNLPLELDAFVGRTAELAALSRLLETSRLVTVTGVGGVGKSRLAARAALGARAWRAELTAVRDPEFVDFAVVDALGLTDHTTRPPRETLLAHLGERGCQLLLVLDGFEHLVEACAELVTDLLGRVPGLTVLAVGRRPLSVPGERVFALAPLSEDEAVQLFVDRAGQQGVDVGDDPDVRELCRRLDGIPLAVELAAGRLRALSPAQLLARFEDRFRLLTGAAHGSPERHRTLRTAIGWSHELCTPAERLLWSRLSVFAGPFDLEAVEYVCSGDGLPEEDVLDVLTELLAQSVVGREETAAGVRYRMLDTVRAYGEQWLEATGDADRLRRRHRDWYLGLATWCELDWFSPRQGEVAARIEAELPNLRCALERCLADPEEAYLGQYLAGSLWFYWAGCGRLSEGRHWLEQSVRLDSDHELTRLKALWVLGYVAILQGDKVPALAALQECREEAERSANATAIAYAEHRTGCLALVTDDMPRAETLLRSALERYQEIGELNSNVLMGQVELAMTRAFQGDLPEAVKLCEDVRRVCEDHGERWTRSYALYVLAYAAWTEGDLIGARELLTDSLGAAHAFSDLLGSVLSIELLALVTAARGEAADAAEAAVLQGAAGALWPSVGLPLFGSAYYNGPHELCEATARERLGDERYEECVRQGARLDREAAVARALGRPPAPLPGPRGQARHARGPVTLHEPAASRARKGGETAG comes from the coding sequence ATGCGGGATGATCGGCTCAGCGACGGCAATCTGCCTCTCGAACTGGACGCGTTCGTGGGCCGCACGGCCGAACTCGCCGCGCTGTCCCGACTGCTGGAGACTTCGCGTCTGGTGACCGTCACCGGTGTCGGCGGGGTCGGCAAGTCACGGCTGGCGGCGCGGGCCGCGCTCGGCGCGCGGGCCTGGAGGGCCGAGCTGACGGCGGTGCGTGATCCGGAGTTCGTGGACTTCGCTGTCGTGGACGCGCTGGGGCTGACGGACCACACCACACGGCCGCCGCGCGAGACGCTGCTCGCGCATCTGGGCGAGCGGGGCTGTCAACTGCTGCTGGTGCTCGACGGGTTCGAGCATCTCGTCGAGGCCTGCGCGGAGCTGGTGACGGACCTGCTGGGCCGGGTGCCGGGGCTCACCGTGCTCGCCGTGGGCCGCAGGCCGCTGTCGGTGCCGGGCGAGCGGGTGTTCGCGCTGGCGCCGCTGAGCGAGGACGAGGCCGTGCAGCTCTTCGTCGACCGGGCGGGGCAGCAGGGGGTGGACGTCGGTGACGATCCCGACGTGCGCGAGCTGTGCCGGCGGCTGGACGGCATCCCGCTCGCCGTCGAGCTGGCGGCGGGCCGGCTGCGGGCCCTGTCCCCCGCCCAGCTGCTGGCCCGGTTCGAGGACCGCTTCCGGCTGCTGACGGGCGCCGCCCACGGTTCCCCGGAGCGGCACCGGACCCTGCGCACCGCGATCGGCTGGAGCCACGAGCTGTGCACGCCCGCGGAGCGGCTGCTGTGGTCGCGGCTGTCGGTGTTCGCCGGGCCGTTCGACCTGGAGGCCGTCGAGTACGTGTGCAGCGGCGACGGTCTGCCCGAGGAGGACGTCCTCGACGTCCTGACGGAGCTGCTCGCGCAGTCGGTGGTCGGGCGCGAGGAGACCGCGGCCGGGGTGCGCTACCGGATGCTGGACACGGTCCGGGCCTACGGCGAGCAGTGGCTGGAGGCGACCGGGGACGCGGACCGGCTGCGCCGGCGGCACCGCGACTGGTATCTGGGGCTGGCCACCTGGTGCGAGCTGGACTGGTTCTCGCCGCGGCAGGGCGAGGTGGCCGCGCGGATCGAGGCGGAGCTGCCGAATCTGCGCTGCGCCCTGGAGCGCTGTCTGGCCGACCCGGAGGAGGCGTATCTGGGGCAGTACCTCGCGGGCTCCCTCTGGTTCTACTGGGCCGGCTGCGGGCGGCTGTCGGAGGGCCGGCACTGGCTGGAGCAGTCCGTGCGGCTGGACTCCGACCACGAGCTGACCCGGCTGAAGGCGCTGTGGGTGCTGGGCTATGTCGCGATCCTCCAGGGCGACAAGGTGCCCGCGCTGGCCGCGCTCCAGGAGTGCCGGGAGGAGGCGGAGCGCTCGGCCAACGCCACGGCGATCGCCTATGCCGAGCATCGCACCGGCTGTCTGGCCCTGGTCACGGACGACATGCCGCGCGCAGAAACGCTGCTGCGCTCGGCGCTGGAGCGCTACCAGGAGATCGGCGAGCTCAACAGCAACGTCCTGATGGGTCAGGTCGAGCTGGCGATGACCCGGGCCTTCCAGGGCGATCTGCCGGAGGCCGTGAAGCTGTGCGAGGACGTCCGCCGGGTCTGCGAGGACCACGGTGAGCGCTGGACCAGGTCGTACGCCTTGTACGTGCTGGCGTACGCGGCCTGGACCGAGGGGGACCTGATCGGTGCCCGTGAGCTGCTGACCGACAGCCTGGGTGCCGCGCACGCCTTCAGCGATCTGCTGGGCTCGGTGCTGTCGATCGAGCTGCTGGCCCTGGTCACGGCCGCCCGCGGGGAGGCAGCGGATGCCGCCGAGGCGGCGGTGCTACAGGGGGCGGCGGGCGCGCTGTGGCCCTCGGTGGGGCTGCCGCTGTTCGGGTCCGCGTACTACAACGGCCCGCACGAGCTGTGCGAGGCGACGGCCCGGGAGCGGCTGGGCGACGAGCGGTACGAGGAGTGCGTACGGCAGGGGGCCCGGCTCGACCGGGAGGCCGCGGTGGCGAGGGCGCTGGGGCGGCCGCCGGCGCCGCTGCCCGGCCCGCGCGGACAGGCCCGGCACGCCCGCGGCCCCGTCACCCTGCACGAACCCGCCGCCTCCCGCGCCCGGAAGGGCGGGGAGACGGCGGGCTGA
- the rpsD gene encoding 30S ribosomal protein S4, with amino-acid sequence MANQSRPKVKKSRALGIALTPKAVKYFEARPYPPGEHGRGRKQNSDYKVRLLEKQRLRAQYDVSERQLVRAYERASKVQGKTGEALIIELERRLDALVLRSGIARTIYQARQMVVHGHIEVNGQKVDKPSFRVRPDDVVMVRERSREKTLFSIAREGGFAPEGETPRYLQVNLKALAFRLDREPNRKEIPVICDEQLVVEYYAR; translated from the coding sequence GTGGCGAACCAGTCCCGCCCCAAGGTCAAGAAGTCGCGTGCCCTCGGCATCGCGCTGACGCCGAAGGCCGTCAAGTACTTCGAGGCCCGTCCCTACCCGCCGGGTGAGCACGGCCGTGGCCGCAAGCAGAACTCGGACTACAAGGTCCGTCTGCTCGAGAAGCAGCGTCTGCGTGCGCAGTACGACGTCTCCGAGCGTCAGCTCGTCCGCGCCTACGAGCGTGCCTCCAAGGTGCAGGGCAAGACCGGCGAGGCCCTGATCATCGAGCTCGAGCGCCGTCTCGACGCCCTGGTCCTGCGTTCGGGCATCGCCCGCACCATCTACCAGGCCCGTCAGATGGTCGTGCACGGCCACATCGAGGTCAACGGCCAGAAGGTCGACAAGCCGTCCTTCCGCGTCCGTCCCGACGACGTCGTGATGGTCCGTGAGCGCAGCCGCGAGAAGACCCTCTTCTCGATCGCCCGTGAGGGTGGCTTCGCCCCCGAGGGTGAGACCCCGCGCTACCTCCAGGTGAACCTCAAGGCCCTGGCGTTCCGCCTGGACCGTGAGCCGAACCGCAAGGAGATCCCGGTGATCTGCGACGAGCAGCTCGTCGTCGAGTACTACGCCCGCTGA